In one Gossypium hirsutum isolate 1008001.06 chromosome D09, Gossypium_hirsutum_v2.1, whole genome shotgun sequence genomic region, the following are encoded:
- the LOC107890866 gene encoding transcription repressor KAN1 encodes MFNKGDLREQYMNRVPDLSLQISPPNPAPSTACTGNSSFDINWRRKDALNSLTYGSQADTQLSLANPASSASQIDSPSPNYFPTTYDDQTRHRNLLKCGQNGGQLSNINHGISLLDVPGPKPTKGIPVYSNTMSLPFLSSDSFVDMDPDKLGFYSSSAASVLHSADACRRASEAARFNGISLEKLRPQFHHHYAQHGAAMGSSRFIPKLQSSKRNTRTPRMRWTSSLHARFVRAVELLGGHERATPKSVLELMDVKDLTLSHVKSHLQMYRTVKSSDKPASSSEKNRNEGECAEEDCLGVSRNTVSGNDKCSEKQGSTSPNLSIQHDYDENNNSIHLWTNSSSRGVGLSSWRNPDECRPQAPSSSQSGKQFDGSSLSQQILRVSSVELQNPSLHFSLGKQTTD; translated from the exons ATGTTTAATAAAGGGGATCTGCGTGAACAGTACATGAATCGGGTTCCTGACCTTTCTCTGCAAATTAGCCCTCCCAATCCTGCTCCTTCCACAGCTTGCACCGGGAATTCTTCCTTTGATATTAATTGGCGCAGAAAAGATGCCCTAAATTCACTTACTTATGGTTCCCAAGCAGACACCCAGCTTTCCTTAGCAAATCCTGCAAGCAGTGCCTCACAGATTGATAGCCCTTCCCCAAACTACTTCCCAACTACCTATGATGATCAAACCAGGCACAGAAATCTTCTCAAGTGTGGCCAAAATGGTGGTCAACTAAGTAATATAAACCATGGAATTTCATTGCTTGATGTTCCGGGACCGAAACCCACCAAAGGGATTCCAGTATACAGTAACACTATGTCGCTCCCCTTTTTGAGCTCCGATAGTTTTGTAGATATGGATCCTGATAAGTTAGGATTTTATTCTTCCTCGGCAGCTTCTGTGTTGCACTCAGCCGATGCTTGTAGAAGAGCAAGTGAAGCAGCTAGGTTTAATGGGATTTCACTGGAGAAGCTTAGGCCCCAGTTTCATCATCACTACGCCCAACATGGGGCGGCAATGGGTAGCTCCAGATTTATACCTAAATTACAAAGTAGCAAAAGGAATACAAGGACACCCAGGATGCGTTGGACCAGCTCTCTTCATGCTCGTTTTGTTCGTGCTGTAGAGCTTCTTGGTGGTCATGAAA GAGCAACTCCCAAGTCAGTGTTAGAGCTAATGGATGTGAAAGATCTAACCCTCTCCCATGTTAAAAGCCATTTACAG ATGTATAGGACTGTTAAGAGCAGTGACAAACCTGCAAGTTCCTCAG aaaaaaatagaaatgagGGGGAGTGTGCAGAAGAAGACTGTTTGGGTGTTAGCAGAAATACAGTGAGTGGAAATGATAAGTGTTCAGAGAAGCAGGGATCAACATCTCCAAATTTGAGCATACAACATGATtatgatgaaaataataattccattcatCTGTGGACTAACTCCTCAAG TAGAGGAGTTGGGTTGTCGAGTTGGAGGAATCCAGATGAGTGCAGACCACAAGCTCCATCATCATCTCAATCTGGAAAACAGTTTGAT GGAAGCAGTTTATCTCAACAAATCTTGAGGGTGTCGAGCGTAGAGCTCCAAAACCCAAGCTTGCACTTCAGCTTAGGAAAACAGACGACAGACTGA